The following coding sequences are from one Musa acuminata AAA Group cultivar baxijiao chromosome BXJ2-4, Cavendish_Baxijiao_AAA, whole genome shotgun sequence window:
- the LOC103982468 gene encoding disease resistance protein RPS5-like has product MCDPVSLACQASQPLCTACLIPVHDKITETLTACFQLRRNRSFLTEALSDLRATAQKVKDKVEEEEAHQRICNPDVRRWQKKVEEILRECDADQEHEEPKRCACLCGCDMDLVHRHRVARKVVQNLQDVNKLRSDGDAFTPPFTHEPPPEPVEELPFETQTIGMESALSQLLSRFDDAEKSIIGVHGLGGMGKTTLLKTLNNELKENTRDYHVVILIEVANSETLNVVDMQKIIANRLGLPWNESETERERSTFLRRALRRKKFVVLLDDVWKKFQLADVGIPTPSSDNECKLILASRSNQVCVEMGDKEPMEMPCLGDNESLRLFRSNLMAEVSAAIDHDSDMRRSAMDIIQSCGGLPLALNVVGCALACSTDAEEWKQAARAMRRYSWRINGVEEMLNVLKFSYDKLNDTQQKCFLYCTLFPEYGSINKELLVNYWVAEELVSGKSYDGYPTVTKLVSACLLQRSDTEPGEVKMHQITRQMGHREAPKERFMIKAGRALKQAPDVQRWTEASRISLMCNDIRELSIAPKCKGLLTLLLQNNPNLCHLGPKFFSYMSSLKVLDLSRTAIDKLPNCSALVQLAYLNLSHTPIKEFPKQLCDALVQLLYLNMSNTYITQLPNNLWKLKKLTHLNLSETSALKVIPHGTISKLFNLRFLDLCRSHYGISELPDLNLEMLKDLELLGITIYSQAVLGKLKKSDPLARSTQRLSLAHCQGMESIQLLEFKKMRHLKELYIDSCNQLQDLIVDHVETEDTSIPPTKKRVELKLLTLAFLPDLVRVSLGPAPHRFQHLRDLTIKSCPKLRNVSWVLRLESLERLVISQCDELEEVVHEGSDGASTRTNGVPEVEEKGVEACEQRRDGFPKLRSVVLSDLRKLRSISQTEDLPCLQNIRVERCPNLRRLPVGRMPKLEQIIGENEWWEGMPPETKADLCNYFVPIEEKSGNSRNLQTQ; this is encoded by the coding sequence ATGTGCGATCCCGTCTCCCTTGCATGCCAAGCCTCACAACCTTTATGCACGGCCTGCCTGATTCCTGTACATGATAAGATTACGGAAACTTTGACCGCGTGCTTTCAACTCCGCCGGAACCGGAGCTTTCTCACGGAAGCGCTAAGCGACCTACGGGCCACCGCACAGAAAGTGAAGGACAAGGTCGAGGAAGAGGAGGCTCACCAGCGGATCTGCAATCCTGATGTCAGGCGGTGGCAGAAGAAGGTCGAGGAGATACTCCGGGAATGCGACGCcgaccaggagcatgaggaaccaaAGAGATGCGCCTGCCTGTGTGGCTGCGACATGGATCTGGTCCACCGTCACCGTGTCGCCAGGAAAGTCGTCCAGAATCTGCAGGACGTGAACAAGCTGAGGTCAGATGGCGATGCATTCACTCCCCCCTTCACCCACGAGCCGCCACCGGAGCCGGTGGAGGAACTGCCGTTTGAAACGCAGACCATCGGGATGGAGTCGGCCCTAAGCCAGCTCCTATCCCGGTTTGACGACGCGGAGAAGAGCATCATCGGCGTCCACGGGCTAGGGGGCATGGGcaagacgacgctcctcaaaacgctCAACAACGAGCTCAAGGAGAATACCCGCGATTACCATGTGGTGATCCTGATCGAGGTTGCCAACTCCGAGACGCTCAACGTGGTCGATATGCAGAAGATCATCGCCAATCGGCTGGGTCTGCCGTGGAACGAGAGCGAGACGGAGAGGGAGCGATCCACCTTTCTGCGCAGGGCCCTGAGGAGGAAGAAATTCGTTGTCCTGCTCGACGACGTCTGGAAAAAGTTCCAGTTGGCGGACGTGGGAATCCCCACGCCAAGCTCCGACAACGAGTGTAAGCTGATCCTCGCCTCGCGGTCGAACCAGGTGTGCGTCGAGATGGGCGACAAGGAGCCCATGGAGATGCCCTGCTTGGGCGACAATGAATCGCTGAGGTTGTTCCGGAGCAACTTGATGGCCGAGGTCAGTGCCGCCATCGACCATGACAGCGACATGAGAAGAAGCGCCATGGATATCATACAGAGCTGCGGCGGCCTTCCACTAGcactcaacgtcgtaggctgcgCTCTCGCGTGCAGCACGGATGCGGAGGAATGGAAGCAAGCGGCAAGAGCAATGAGGCGATACTCGTGGAGAATCAATGGCGTCGAGGAGATGTTGAACGTTCTCAAGTTTAGCTACGACAAGCTTAATGACACACAGCAGAAATGCTTCCTGTACTGTACTCTCTTCCCCGAGTACGGCTCCATAAACAAGGAACTGCTGGTGAACTATTGGGTGGCAGAGGAGCTCGTGTCCGGAAAAAGCTACGACGGGTATCCCACCGTGACGAAGCTGGTCTCTGCTTGCTTGTTGCAGAGGAGCGACACCGAGCCGGGGGAGGTGAAGATGCATCAGATTACCCGACAAATGGGCCATCGGGAAGCACCAAAGGAGAGATTCATGATAAAGGCCGGTCGTGCATTGAAGCAAGCACCTGATGTGCAGCGGTGGACAGAAGCCTCGAGGATCTCCCTGATGTGCAACGACATCAGGGAGCTCTCCATCGCCCCCAAGTGCAAGGGGCTTCTCACCTTGCTGCTCCAGAACAACCCAAACCTGTGCCACCTCGGCCCCAAGTTCTTCAGCTACATGTCCTCTCTCAAGGTGCTCGACCTTTCCCgcaccgccattgacaagctCCCCAACTGCAGCGCACTGGTTCAGCTGGCCTATCTCAATCTATCCCACACACCGATCAAGGAATTCCCCAAGCAACTCTGCGACGCGCTGGTTCAGCTGCTCTATCTTAACATGTCGAATACCTACATCACCCAGCTCCCCAACAACCTGTGGAAATTGAAGAAGCTGACGCATCTGAATCTAAGCGAAACATCGGCGCTCAAGGTGATCCCCCACGGCACCATCTCCAAGCTCTTCAACCTCAGATTTCTCGACCTCTGCAGGAGCCACTATGGGATCTCGGAATTGCCCGACCTGAACCTTGAGATGTTGAAGGACCTCGAGCTTCTGGGGATCACAATATACTCCCAAGCCGTCCTAGGCAAGCTGAAGAAAAGCGATCCGCTTGCGAGATCCACTCAGCGCCTGAGTCTGGCACATTGCCAAGGCATGGAATCCATCCAGCTCCTGGAATTCAAAAAGATGAGGCACCTCAAGGAGCTCTACATCGACAGCTGCAACCAACTGCAAGACCTAATAGTCGATCACGTCGAGACGGAAGACACCAGCATTCCACCGACGAAGAAGCGAGTTGAACTGAAGCTGCTCACGCTCGCGTTTCTGCCCGACCTCGTCCGAGTCTCGCTGGGGCCGGCGCCCCATCGATTCCAACACCTCCGCGACCTCACCATCAAGTCATGCCCCAAATTACGCAACGTGTCGTGGGTGCTACGCCTGGAATCCCTCGAGCGGCTCGTCATCTCCCAGTGCGACGAATTGGAAGAGGTCGTACACGAGGGGAGTGATGGGGCTTCCACGAGAACCAACGGCGTACCCGAGGTGGAGGAAAAGGGTGTCGAAGCATGTGAACAGAGAAGGGATGGGTTTCCGAAGCTGAGATCCGTGGTGCTGAGCGACCTGCGCAAGCTGAGGAGCATCAGCCAAACGGAGGACTTGCCTTGCTTGCAGAACATTAGGGTGGAGCGGTGCCCAAACCTCAGAAGGCTTCCGGTGGGGAGGATGCCAAAATTGGAGCAGATAATTGGGGAGAACGAGTGGTGGGAAGGAATGCCGCCGGAGACAAAGGCCGATCTGTGCAACTATTTCGTCCCCATTGAGGAGAAGAGCGGCAACAGCAGAAACCTACAAACCCAATAA
- the LOC135611179 gene encoding uncharacterized protein LOC135611179, translating into MGSLFENRFFATVPYKNDLPISQAQQQNTHLMGLRKRISSFSGKIQSSSSSASTLWAFRKSASMPSIGDFAGRPLRRWWGSWWGWILSRKPAFARDMEMNEVETAVLGWGSNGSWRHIFGRVRSEIGKLMRPNVLPTTQPWRYDSFSHARNFDDGKLRAVDD; encoded by the coding sequence ATGGGCTCCTTGTTCGAGAACAGGTTCTTCGCCACCGTGCCCTACAAGAATGACCTCCCCATCTCCCAAGCCCAGCAGCAGAACACCCATCTTATGGGCCTGAGGAAGAGGATCTCCTCTTTCTCCGGCAAGATCCAGTCCTCCTCATCCTCGGCCTCCACCCTCTGGGCCTTCAGGAAGTCGGCGTCCATGCCATCCATCGGAGACTTCGCCGGCAGGCCTCTGAGACGGTGGTGGGGTTCTTGGTGGGGGTGGATCCTCTCCAGGAAGCCGGCGTTCGCCCGGGACATGGAGATGAACGAGGTGGAGACGGCCGTGCTTGGGTGGGGTAGCAACGGGAGCTGGCGGCACATCTTCGGCAGGGTGCGCTCGGAGATCGGGAAGCTCATGCGACCCAACGTTCTGCCGACCACACAGCCATGGCGGTATGACTCGTTCAGCCATGCAAGAAACTTCGACGACGGGAAGCTCAGAGCTGTAGATGATTAG